CCACTAACGTGACACAAAAGGTAAATTCTCAAAACATCTTCTTTTACATTtgcattttcaagtattttttggaAGATCTTGTACATATTCTTGAATGCCTTCCTAATATTTGACAAACAGCGATCCAGTGGgacacctttatctccaatgtctcacaCGCAACCATCCAGTGGgacacctttatctccaatgtctcacacgcaaccatcgagtgagacacctttatctccaatgtctcaacagcctaatttgacacatgaggtatgtaaccaataaatattgttgagttttgaagtaatatttggaaAGCTTTTGTACTTCTTGAATGCATTCCTGATTTTTGCAGGAGACAATGATTGAATCAGCTGCATCTCCAAAGTCTCAACAAAATGAGGTATATGCtcaaaaattttaagaaaatatttggaaattcttGTACAAAATCCTGAATGCCTTCCTGATTTTTGCAGGATTACACGCAATCATCGAGTGAGacgcctttatctccaatgtctcaacagcctaatttgacaaatgaggtatgtaaccaataaaatattgttgagttttgaagtaatatttggaagcttttgtacatattctagaatgcattcttgattttTGCAGGACACAATGAATGAATCAGATGATGAAACTCCTGCCCTTGATACTCAAGTATTCTCTCCTAATCTGACaaaagaggtatatgctcaatgatattgttttcacagttggagtttacaaattagttttgggtgatttttttttacatataaaggCTTTTCTGATTTTTGACAGAAAGAAACAGAAACGTCTACCGGTGAGAGGCCATCCAATCCTAATCAAGATGGAAAACCAGATGATGAGGTAATATTTATTCTAGAAATTATAgttgaatgtattcatgatggccattcctgatatttttttgcagattgtgaGAGAGAAATTAACAAGTGAGTCACCTGCTAGTCAGAGTCAAGTTTTGCAGAAAGAAACAGTAGAAATGAATGagacaccttcttctccaataGCTCCAAAGAGTATTGAAACTCCCGTTTATACTCCAAGTCAGACTCAGCAGGTACATGGTCAAAAAAAATCTTGGATTTTTAAGTTAATGTTTGGAAGCTTTAGAACGTACTCTGGATTGACTTCGTGATAATTTTTACAGATTGAGAGAGAGCCATCGGATGACACGCCTGCCCTTGATACTCAAGTTTTTACTCCTAATCTGACaaaagaggtatatgctcaatgacagttggagtttacaattagttttgggtgatttacatatatagacCTTTCTAATTTTTGGCAGAGGGAAACACAAACCTCTACTGATGAAACGCcacccaaaactaatcaaggagaaggaaaaccagatgatgaggtaatatttactctagaaattataattgaatgtattcatgatggccTTTCCTGATATTTTTTGCAGATTGTGATTGAGTCACCTGCTGCTCAGACTCAAGTTTTGCAAAAAGAAACACTGGAAATGAATGagacaccttcttctccaatatCTCCAAAGAGTATTGAGGCTCAAGTTTTTACTCCAATTCAGAAACAGCAggtaaatgttcaaaaaatcttGGAGATTTCAAGTAATGTTTGAAAGCTTTTGTACGTGTTTTTGATCCCCTAcctgacttttttttgttttttttgcagaCGGTAACAGAGGAAACGTATGAGGCTACACAGCCATTGACTGAGATCATTTCAGCAAACAATAAAAAGGTAAGCATAGAAATGTCTTTCATAAGTAcaacttgaattttaaattgtagaaacTTCTTCATAACTACCTCTTTTATTTTACTGTTATTACAGGAGGATACACATGCTGTGCATTACAGACCTTCCTCTCCATTGTCTTCACTAATTGCACTAGTtattgaagaaaataagaatgctttggtaagaagaaatatttaaaatgtttaggtaatatttttctattcaaCTAACTCTTACCATTTACTTTTGTCTTATAGAGTGAGACAGAAACTGCGACCCAATATTTTTCTACAAGTGAAGGAGAGCATTCACAATCAAGCAGAAAGAATCAAGCGGAAGAATATCTCAAGGATACTACAGAACCTACTACTGAGCTAGTTTCCACAGATGTTTCGAAGACACAGCCTCTTACTCCGCAAACACAGCACCTTCAGACAAGTGAGGGAGATCAATCCGATGAGACACCATCAGAGCAGAATCAAGCAGAAGAAAATCTCAAGGATACTACAGAACCTACTACTGAGCTAGTTTCCACATATGTTTCGAAGATGCCGCCTATTACTCAGCAAACAGAGCATCTTCAGACAAGTGCTAtagatttttcagaaaaaaacgaGGTATGCATCGAGTATATTTgatctttaattattattctaacaatttAAAACCGCTGATGTTACTGAATCTTCATTTTTAATAGGTTGAAGTAAGCAGGCTTCTAGCTCACTTTCAAATAGGCGCAGAGGTTGAAATTTTGTCTACTGATGACGAAATATGGTATCCAGGAAAGGTTGTTGATCTTAAACTGTGTGAAGGACTAGAGGAGCTGACAGTTGAGTACACGACACTCTTCACAGACCAACATAGACTTCAGAAACTTCAGGATACTATCACGGCTGACAAAATACGTCCTGCAACACCAACTAGTGACCAAAAATCCTTTGAGATGATGGATAAGGTAGAAGCCTTCTACAACAATGGCTGGAGCAGCGGACAAATTAGCATGGTACTTGGTGATAACACATACTCGGTGTGTCTCTATACTTCTATGGAAACTATTCTATTCAAACATTCAGATTTGCGAATTCATAGAGAATGGAAAGATGGAGTCTGGAAGATGGCAGATAAGGTAAATCATAACTAGAATTATACTTCACGTGAATTGTTTGATATACATACATTTTAGTTTCAGGAATGGTTTCCAGAAATTCCGATTGCaacaaatttgataatattttgcttGGTGTCTATTGTTTGATTAAAGGTGAAGCCTGATAAGAAAAGGAAAGCTGCTGCCTCATCACAAAATTCAGGAATGgataatgttttcctaagaagGAGCGAGAGGGTGCCTAAACGATCTAGAGACACAAAAACTCCATTCAAGTCTGACAGAAATCCGGCTTTAACTGTAATACCTGAGATTATACCTGCAGTTGATCCGTTTTCAACTCCTGCGGAACATAAGCTTTCAAGGCTTCAAAATTGGATGACATTAAAGCCCGGCATGCATGAAACGTAAGCATGTTTCTGTCCTTgtctatatattcttatatttatgtataagaGGTTTGGTAATTCCTTTGAATCTTTAATCGACTGCAGGTCCCTATCAATCAATGATAATAAGATAAGGAAATCTTTCTTTCAAAGCATGGAAAATGCAAAAAAGGACCTTAAGAAAGAGGTAATTTGTTTACATATGTTCTTGCCTTgagcttttttttaaaaaaaaattcaggaagGATTTGTTTAGTTTCAGGAAATTATATAGTAACAAATTAGATAatgtttgcctttttttttgcagcacatTGATGGAGCCTTTGCAATGCTAAATTGCAGAAGAAATGAGAATGCTGCTTGGTTCCACAACTACAAGATTCCAAAGGCGTGCTTCCTACCTATGGAGTTCTTGCATTGCTTGCTCTCTGATGATTTGGCttacaagaaagaaaaggtcaaaggtaaaaagattttcaacgatttatttaaagatactGTGAGAGGGAAGGTATATCCAGAGAAGACATGGGGAGAAGATGTTGATGTTGTGTATGGGATTACTCTTGGAAAAAAAAGCAATGTCTGGATTGGGATGGAAattcatttgaagaagaaaagaatcacaGTATATGATTGTTTTCAAAAGGAAAGCAACAGCATTGATATTCCTCAAGTGAAAAAGTTGGCAGGTATGTATAAACAATCTGTATTTGATGTATTCATCTGTTTCTTGGTTTGAAATATTCAACTGATTCTAtcttgatattgatttttaaatatgacaGTGTTGATTTCTAATCTGCTGGTGGAATCTTCTGGTGATGAGGTAGATAAGGTGAAGATGATTCCATTTGAGATTGAGCAGGCACAAGGTTTACCCAAGACAAAACATCCTTTCAACTGTGGGATATTTCTTGTCAAGATTCTGGAGTGCCAGTCATTGAAGATAGGAGACATGACAAAGATTAATGATGACAATGCATTGGAGCTAAGGAGAACCTTGTCTTGTGAGATCTTCAACCAATTTGTGGATGAGAGCTTTGGGAAATGAGAATGATGcatgaaaacattttttgttttagttaagacTCGGTTTTAGTTATGActgtttattttgttatgttgtTGGCGTCTGGTTACATAAGAAAGATTGGAAGGATATCAAGTATTTTATTTGGGTATCATATATCTTGGAAGGTTAAAATATTGTTTCTGGAtgggtttccagaaaaaaagttaagtgtttcaaatgtaaaaaagaatgaaatgagattatataCTAAGGATTGGACATGTATATGGTAAGCTTAAAATTGTGATGTTTACAGACAACAAAAATTTAGAACCACAAAGGATCGAACCCAGAGGGAGAGAGTCTGCGTATTTGGATAGTGTGGGAGTTTAGCCACTAGGCCAAGAAGAATCATCTGTTATGgattacatttaattttatttaactcCAAACTGTAAcacaaaaaagaattaaaatagattttgaatccaccacatATCGAACCCGGGGATAGAGAGACTTTTGAGTTATAAAAAGCCTTGGTTTAACCGCTGgtctgaggagaatcatctgttaaagAATATTACATAAGCATACTTAACCCAATTAATATAGGATAGGTTTCCAAAACAATACATTTcgattgaaaaaaaacaaaactcttgCCGTCTCAACACTCTCGCCGTTTCAAACTTCTCGAATCTCACTCGTCTCCGCCTCTcgaatctctctctcatctccatatctctcgatctccgacgaaaacccatctccagaactctctctctctcgatcttttACGCGAGCTCTCTCTATTCTCCGAGAAAAACCATTTCTAGAGCTCTATCTCTTGAAGGTATGTTGCAGATTCAaccttatgtgtgttttctttctgagagattggtctcctggtttttgcttgtgtatagacttgctcgttttaacctaatatgattCGTAGAATTCTAGTTCATGTGAAAGCATGTGTATAGACTTCGGGAAGGATTTGTATTTTTTCAGGAAACCCTTCCTGAAAATtggattttaattaatttagacaaataaaatttttcttgtttacgcaggatagaaacaagatgggAGATCCATTACCATTAAGACTAGCACTGCCTGAGCTGAGGTATCCGATTGGATCAGAGCCAGAGAAGACGATATCGATAAACCAACACTCGATAGTTGCTTATATCAAAACTGTTAAGGAAATTCTAGGAAATGATGAGTTCAACAGAATAAGAGGGACGTTTTTGGGACCGGTGATCAAGCTTGGAGAGAGGTCTTTGAAATTATCAGCTAAGATAGTGCACGCAGTTCTCACCAAAAGCATCAAGACAGTGAAGAGACACGAAGCATGGTTCCATTTTGGTGCTCAGCCAATGAGGTTCTCTATAAGAGAATTCCACATGGTGACTGGTTTGAAATGTAGTGGTGAAGCAAGAGAACCACGAGAGGGAACCGAGAAATTTAAGTGGGACTTCCTAAAAGGGCGTACTCATACAGTAAAGGACGTGGAGAAGCAGCtcagaaacacaagagaagatgcTTCTGATGAGAGATTCTGCCTTGCAATGCTCCTCCTGATTGAGAGCATACTACTACAGAAGAGCCTTCTCGACGGTGGCACAACTTTTACTTTGGATTATGTGAAAATAGCGCAGGATATGGATGTCTTGATGACATACCCATGGGGGAGAACAGCTTATAATTTGCTGTTAAAATCACTTCAGAGAGCTGTCGACAAAAGCCTCgacaaaaacaattatgattTGCAAGGGTTCCCTATGGCATTTCTTATATGGATACTTGAGTCAGTACCTTTGCTACAGTATGCATTCAGTCAAGTTGTTCCTATTCTGAGCGTTCAACCGTCTACCCCAATATTTTTGTGTGAGAAGTACCTTCAAATAGCTTCTCCACAGCTGATAGATGTTCTCCTAATTGAAATCAAAGATCATGTaagtttttacattatttttttcttgtttctgttttgccttatgattctccatttaaaagctaattatttttatggtttcAGCTTAAGGTCACATGCATCCTACCTCCTATTTCTAATGATCCAGAAGATGATGTTTGCATGGGAGACGAAGCTAATAAAGATCTGGATGACATGGCCGATTTATCCAAGAGAggttataagtttaaaattagaGATTGGCGAAACATGTCAGTAGACCTATACGGTGCTAATGAAGAAATAAGAAGAGCATCTTTACTGTTTGGGAATGGAGGGATGAGTCAAGCTTCTACTTCGTATCAGGAGGAGTCTTTGGAATCAAAGATCAACAGAATCAGCGAGATGGTGGGAGATAATTTAAGGATCATGAACGATCGTTTGTGTTTGATTGAAAAAGACAGGAAACAGATTAAAGAACGTGTGACAAACCTAGAGAAACTACAAAGAGTTACTTCAtatgaaactccaaacaatgaggtaacttttttttcggaaattaaaattaatgtttatctagttcttgattcagttttgagttgtcaagtaattttggaaGATGTTATACATATTTAGGCTTGCCTTCCTAATTTTTGTTGTACTTGCACAGACTGACACAACTCCATTTCATGAGACGGCTTCCAGACAAGGTGAAGCcaatgcagatcaagcagatgaACAACTTAACAATGAGGCaagtataattttgaaaactgttggtatttataaaattatgaatttggtACGTGTTCATAATCCCATTCCTGACATCAGGATACACGAGAGCCTATGAATGAGATCACGAAAGAGACACCTGGTTCTCCAATAGCTCAACAGAATATTGAGACTCCAGTCCTTACTCCAATTCAGACGCAGCAGGTACcttctttaaaaaattggacttttcaagtaatttttggAAGCCCTTGTACGTGTTCATTCAACCATTCCTGAATTCAGGAGACTCACGAGCTTATGAATGAGATCATTTCACCAAACATTTCCGACACACAGCCAAATACCCGAGCTCGCAGAAATCTTTTAACAGAGCAAAATAAGGTATTActttcattaaaacctttaataAATACTCAGCAACTATCAAAATGACTGGATATCCTTGAATCTAAACCATCACAGGATGTAGAAAGCAGAGTTCAAAATCCCTTTGAGATCGGAGCAAATGTGGAGATTTCATCACAAGATGACAATACTTGTCATAAATGGTATCCAGGAAATGTGTTGGCAACATATTTGGTTGATGGGGTTGAGATGGTGAAAGTTGAGTACTTCGTCCCGTCTCTGGacgaaaagaagaggaaaaggagtgTTGAGACACGTGTATCAATTGACAGAATACGTCCTCAACCACCACCTGAGAGATCTGGAGCGAAGAAAAGTTATGAGCTAATGCAGGACGTGGAGGCGTTCGACAATGGTGCCTGGTGCGCTGGAAAAGTTAAAGTCATTTTGTTTGATGGCTCGTGTTTTGTCTCTTTGAACAATTCTAAAGAACAAATTTACTTCCACCATTCTGAGATgcgaaaaccaagaaaatgggtagatggtgtttgggagatgacaaaaaaggtaaaacaaatgCCTTGGATCActtgaattgaaaaataatgtCATTTGTTTAATATCTCGGTATTGATTTTCAGATGGAAGAAGAGCAGACGCAGAGTGTGAATCCAagtgaaggagatggtgataaaaaggtatgaaatatttatacatcatactaggaattaagatataaatgtaTCTGAATTTTTGTCATTCAAAAAGGGGAAGGCGAAGGCTGTCGCTTGTAAGAAAAATGAAGCAGCTGGTCCATCAGAAGATGGTGTTGGGAAAATGGCAAAAGaggtaataaaaatgaataagatcCACTTGAATTGAAGTTCAGGTCAATAGTTTGATATATCGGTTTTGTTTCACAGATGGAAGTAAAGCAGGGTAAGAGTGTGAAACCAAGTCAAGACGATCATGCAAAAAaggtataaaaaatatttttacttcatATTAGGAAGGCATTCAAGTATAAAGATAAAAACGATCCTGaatttttgtctttatttttaattaaagggGAAGCCACATGttggtaagaagaagaaagcaaatgCTCAGCCAGTAGATTTGCTTCCTTTTCTACAGCGAGAAGAGAAGAGGCCAATACGACCTAGAAACCCTCCTATACCTGTAACACCTGAGGTAATCCTTCCAATTGATCCATTTGTGACACCTGAATTTCCTCGGTTTTCAAGGCTTGCACACTGGATGGATCTACGGGGCATATATCGTGTGTAAGCAACTTTTTGTCCTCGCATAAATAttcctaatttattttgtaaaagtttCGATTGATACTAGTTAATTTTATCAACTACAGACCGTTTTATATCAAtggaaaagaaattgaaaaagagttctttcaaaaaatggacgatgcagaaaacAATCTCAACAAAGAGGTAATCAACACTCTGTTCTGTCTTCTATTTGATTGTGTCATATGTTTAGGAAGAGGTTGAGTTGAGCTATGCTAGATGTCCATGTTATAGCAGTTCTATATGAAGTTTCTAACTATATTGTTACATTGGCAGCACATAAATGTTGCATTTGAAATGCTAAATTGTAAGAGGGTTGAGCAAGGTGCTTGGTTCCGCAACAACAATCTTCCAGCAGCATGCTTTGTACCAGTCAAATTcttagaagtggttgggtacgcTTATGAATCTGTCAGGAAgccacataagaaaaaaaaaagttattggaGGGCTGTGTAGGCGAACTTGTGAAAGGTTTAATACATCCAAAGAAGGTATGGCTGGAAGATGTTGATGTTATATATGGTGTCATTGAAGATAAGTTGAGCTGTCACTATATTGGGGTGGAGATACAATTGatggacaacacaatcacaCTCTTCCATTGTGGTCTTCCAAAAGCAAATATCAAACGTGCTCTTAATCAAATCCAAGAACTGGCAGGTAAAAATATTagctaatttagaaaataaaagtttgtcaCTTGCTGCTTGTGATTGTGATGCATTtttacatattcattttgttGTCTGTTGGTGATTGATTTATTGTATAATTTTGGGTATTTATGACAGTGTTGATTAGTGCCATAAAGATGGAACTTCTTGGTGAAGAGGTTAATTTCGAAGATATCAGTCCATTTGAAGTTAAGTTTGCAGAAGGGCTTCCAAAGACAAAATTTCCATACAACTGTGGTATTTTTGTTGTGAAGATGCTGGAATGCAGGTCACTGGGATTGAAGAGCATGGctaatataaatgatgaaacTGCGATGGACTTACGAAGCAAGCTATGTTGTGAGATCTTCGACCAGTTTATGGATAAAGATTTCCAGGAAGGTCAAAGGAAGTGAAAATGTCATATTTGTTCTGTTTTCTACACTGTTTTTCTACTTTGATATTAATTATCCCTAACGTTTAAGTTTAAGTTTGTAATGAATTATCCCTAAcgtttttttcatttagattGTTATTGAAAAATTTTTAGGATGTATTGATGAATTGTCAAATGCTTATGGTACTTTTAGGATGGGTTTCCAGAAAAAGAGTGAGAAAGCAAAATGCACCAAAGCCTAGCATATTcctttaaagtttacaaaaaaaatgaaaaagaaagtgATCCGATGTTGATTGAACTCGTGAACTCTCGAAAGATGAATCAAAGTGTGCAGCCGCTGTGCCAAGGGTGTTATACTTGccaaaagatataataaaacgATAATAACTTGtaacttttgaatatttaattaaaaacagaaaaaagtgAAAATATACACAACGGGAATCGAACACG
The window above is part of the Brassica napus cultivar Da-Ae unplaced genomic scaffold, Da-Ae ScsIHWf_1118;HRSCAF=1591, whole genome shotgun sequence genome. Proteins encoded here:
- the LOC106429570 gene encoding uncharacterized protein LOC106429570 isoform X3, with amino-acid sequence MGDSVPLKLALPELKYPIGSQPKEKSAINQYSGSDYISIVKSILKPDEMIRVRGSFLGPVMKLSERGLKLSAKIVYAILTRSIVSVKENEAWFHFGAQPMRFSIREFHMMTGLKCSGALEGPRRETERFNWELLKGRSHKLSDVVDQLRNTREDASEERICLAMLILVESILLRKSKGGSFPLEYAKNAQDMTYPWGKEAYIVLLKSIQNAVANHLENKSKFELQGYPLVFLLWILESIPLLRNKFSKCVPTVEVPGPTYLCEKYTEIENPSLDRVLQVEADTKLKVHCILPSIPHDPEDDISIEDKYSDELETVKDVTKKGYKITADDWENRCVDTFDTLDALIQMMANKETGQASTPIDEDSVNEKVNRIITVMEENLKSMKDRMSLLEEENIHLRARVSELEGNSNVFPTNVTQKRSSGTPLSPMSHTQPSSGTPLSPMSHTQPSSETPLSPMSQQPNLTHEETMIESAASPKSQQNEDYTQSSSETPLSPMSQQPNLTNEDTMNESDDETPALDTQVFSPNLTKEKETETSTGERPSNPNQDGKPDDEIVIESPAAQTQVLQKETLEMNETPSSPISPKSIEAQVFTPIQKQQTVTEETYEATQPLTEIISANNKKEDTHAVHYRPSSPLSSLIALVIEENKNALSETETATQYFSTSEGEHSQSSRKNQAEEYLKDTTEPTTELVSTDVSKTQPLTPQTQHLQTSEGDQSDETPSEQNQAEENLKDTTEPTTELVSTYVSKMPPITQQTEHLQTSAIDFSEKNEVEVSRLLAHFQIGAEVEILSTDDEIWYPGKVVDLKLCEGLEELTVEYTTLFTDQHRLQKLQDTITADKIRPATPTSDQKSFEMMDKVEAFYNNGWSSGQISMVLGDNTYSVCLYTSMETILFKHSDLRIHREWKDGVWKMADKVKPDKKRKAAASSQNSGMDNVFLRRSERVPKRSRDTKTPFKSDRNPALTVIPEIIPAVDPFSTPAEHKLSRLQNWMTLKPGMHETSLSINDNKIRKSFFQSMENAKKDLKKEHIDGAFAMLNCRRNENAAWFHNYKIPKACFLPMEFLHCLLSDDLAYKKEKVKGKKIFNDLFKDTVRGKVYPEKTWGEDVDVVYGITLGKKSNVWIGMEIHLKKKRITVYDCFQKESNSIDIPQVKKLAVLISNLLVESSGDEVDKVKMIPFEIEQAQGLPKTKHPFNCGIFLVKILECQSLKIGDMTKINDDNALELRRTLSCEIFNQFVDESFGK
- the LOC106429570 gene encoding uncharacterized protein LOC106429570 isoform X1, with the protein product MGDSVPLKLALPELKYPIGSQPKEKSAINQYSGSDYISIVKSILKPDEMIRVRGSFLGPVMKLSERGLKLSAKIVYAILTRSIVSVKENEAWFHFGAQPMRFSIREFHMMTGLKCSGALEGPRRETERFNWELLKGRSHKLSDVVDQLRNTREDASEERICLAMLILVESILLRKSKGGSFPLEYAKNAQDMTYPWGKEAYIVLLKSIQNAVANHLENKSKFELQGYPLVFLLWILESIPLLRNKFSKCVPTVEVPGPTYLCEKYTEIENPSLDRVLQVEADTKLKVHCILPSIPHDPEDDISIEDKYSDELETVKDVTKKGYKITADDWENRCVDTFDTLDALIQMMANKETGQASTPIDEDSVNEKVNRIITVMEENLKSMKDRMSLLEEENIHLRARVSELEGNSNVFPTNVTQKRSSGTPLSPMSHTQPSSGTPLSPMSHTQPSSETPLSPMSQQPNLTHEETMIESAASPKSQQNEDYTQSSSETPLSPMSQQPNLTNEDTMNESDDETPALDTQVFSPNLTKEKETETSTGERPSNPNQDGKPDDEIVREKLTSESPASQSQVLQKETVEMNETPSSPIAPKSIETPVYTPSQTQQIEREPSDDTPALDTQVFTPNLTKERETQTSTDETPPKTNQGEGKPDDEIVIESPAAQTQVLQKETLEMNETPSSPISPKSIEAQVFTPIQKQQTVTEETYEATQPLTEIISANNKKEDTHAVHYRPSSPLSSLIALVIEENKNALSETETATQYFSTSEGEHSQSSRKNQAEEYLKDTTEPTTELVSTDVSKTQPLTPQTQHLQTSEGDQSDETPSEQNQAEENLKDTTEPTTELVSTYVSKMPPITQQTEHLQTSAIDFSEKNEVEVSRLLAHFQIGAEVEILSTDDEIWYPGKVVDLKLCEGLEELTVEYTTLFTDQHRLQKLQDTITADKIRPATPTSDQKSFEMMDKVEAFYNNGWSSGQISMVLGDNTYSVCLYTSMETILFKHSDLRIHREWKDGVWKMADKVKPDKKRKAAASSQNSGMDNVFLRRSERVPKRSRDTKTPFKSDRNPALTVIPEIIPAVDPFSTPAEHKLSRLQNWMTLKPGMHETSLSINDNKIRKSFFQSMENAKKDLKKEHIDGAFAMLNCRRNENAAWFHNYKIPKACFLPMEFLHCLLSDDLAYKKEKVKGKKIFNDLFKDTVRGKVYPEKTWGEDVDVVYGITLGKKSNVWIGMEIHLKKKRITVYDCFQKESNSIDIPQVKKLAVLISNLLVESSGDEVDKVKMIPFEIEQAQGLPKTKHPFNCGIFLVKILECQSLKIGDMTKINDDNALELRRTLSCEIFNQFVDESFGK
- the LOC106429570 gene encoding uncharacterized protein LOC106429570 isoform X2, which produces MGDSVPLKLALPELKYPIGSQPKEKSAINQYSGSDYISIVKSILKPDEMIRVRGSFLGPVMKLSERGLKLSAKIVYAILTRSIVSVKENEAWFHFGAQPMRFSIREFHMMTGLKCSGALEGPRRETERFNWELLKGRSHKLSDVVDQLRNTREDASEERICLAMLILVESILLRKSKGGSFPLEYAKNAQDMTYPWGKEAYIVLLKSIQNAVANHLENKSKFELQGYPLVFLLWILESIPLLRNKFSKCVPTVEVPGPTYLCEKYTEIENPSLDRVLQVEADTKLKVHCILPSIPHDPEDDISIEDKYSDELETVKDVTKKGYKITADDWENRCVDTFDTLDALIQMMANKETGQASTPIDEDSVNEKVNRIITVMEENLKSMKDRMSLLEEENIHLRARVSELEGNSNVFPTNVTQKRSSGTPLSPMSHTQPSSGTPLSPMSHTQPSSETPLSPMSQQPNLTHEETMIESAASPKSQQNEDYTQSSSETPLSPMSQQPNLTNEDTMNESDDETPALDTQVFSPNLTKERETQTSTDETPPKTNQGEGKPDDEIVIESPAAQTQVLQKETLEMNETPSSPISPKSIEAQVFTPIQKQQTVTEETYEATQPLTEIISANNKKEDTHAVHYRPSSPLSSLIALVIEENKNALSETETATQYFSTSEGEHSQSSRKNQAEEYLKDTTEPTTELVSTDVSKTQPLTPQTQHLQTSEGDQSDETPSEQNQAEENLKDTTEPTTELVSTYVSKMPPITQQTEHLQTSAIDFSEKNEVEVSRLLAHFQIGAEVEILSTDDEIWYPGKVVDLKLCEGLEELTVEYTTLFTDQHRLQKLQDTITADKIRPATPTSDQKSFEMMDKVEAFYNNGWSSGQISMVLGDNTYSVCLYTSMETILFKHSDLRIHREWKDGVWKMADKVKPDKKRKAAASSQNSGMDNVFLRRSERVPKRSRDTKTPFKSDRNPALTVIPEIIPAVDPFSTPAEHKLSRLQNWMTLKPGMHETSLSINDNKIRKSFFQSMENAKKDLKKEHIDGAFAMLNCRRNENAAWFHNYKIPKACFLPMEFLHCLLSDDLAYKKEKVKGKKIFNDLFKDTVRGKVYPEKTWGEDVDVVYGITLGKKSNVWIGMEIHLKKKRITVYDCFQKESNSIDIPQVKKLAVLISNLLVESSGDEVDKVKMIPFEIEQAQGLPKTKHPFNCGIFLVKILECQSLKIGDMTKINDDNALELRRTLSCEIFNQFVDESFGK
- the LOC125596044 gene encoding uncharacterized protein LOC125596044 — its product is MGDPLPLRLALPELRYPIGSEPEKTISINQHSIVAYIKTVKEILGNDEFNRIRGTFLGPVIKLGERSLKLSAKIVHAVLTKSIKTVKRHEAWFHFGAQPMRFSIREFHMVTGLKCSGEAREPREGTEKFKWDFLKGRTHTVKDVEKQLRNTREDASDERFCLAMLLLIESILLQKSLLDGGTTFTLDYVKIAQDMDVLMTYPWGRTAYNLLLKSLQRAVDKSLDKNNYDLQGFPMAFLIWILESVPLLQYAFSQVVPILSVQPSTPIFLCEKYLQIASPQLIDVLLIEIKDHLKVTCILPPISNDPEDDVCMGDEANKDLDDMADLSKRGYKFKIRDWRNMSVDLYGANEEIRRASLLFGNGGMSQASTSYQEESLESKINRISEMVGDNLRIMNDRLCLIEKDRKQIKERVTNLEKLQRVTSYETPNNEACLPNFCCTCTD
- the LOC111199889 gene encoding uncharacterized protein LOC111199889, which produces MNEITKETPGSPIAQQNIETPVLTPIQTQQETHELMNEIISPNISDTQPNTRARRNLLTEQNKDVESRVQNPFEIGANVEISSQDDNTCHKWYPGNVLATYLVDGVEMVKVEYFVPSLDEKKRKRSVETRVSIDRIRPQPPPERSGAKKSYELMQDVEAFDNGAWCAGKVKVILFDGSCFVSLNNSKEQIYFHHSEMRKPRKWVDGVWEMTKKMEEEQTQSVNPSEGDGDKKGKAKAVACKKNEAAGPSEDGVGKMAKEMEVKQGKSVKPSQDDHAKKGKPHVGKKKKANAQPVDLLPFLQREEKRPIRPRNPPIPVTPEVILPIDPFVTPEFPRFSRLAHWMDLRGIYRVPFYINGKEIEKEFFQKMDDAENNLNKEHINVAFEMLNCKRVEQGAWFRNNNLPAACFVPVKFLEVVGYAYESVRKPHKKKKSYWRAV